A segment of the Triticum urartu cultivar G1812 chromosome 1, Tu2.1, whole genome shotgun sequence genome:
GGGCCTCAACCCAGGTGGGCCAGTGTTGGCGTGGGCCTAAAACGCAACGCCATAGCTAATAatagcccaaataaaaaaagactAAGATTAATAAAAGACTCAAAATGATAACCAGTAGTAAAGAAATAGAAGACCCAAAATGATAAAATACTAATAATAATAAAGACAAAAATATAATGTAATGTGTTTATTATTTTTTGACCAGTATAATCATTATTATTTTTTAACAAACAAACGGCGCACCAGGCGCCCATACTATTGCATTAATCTGAGAAACAATTTACACGTAGAAGTACAAATCCCTGCATTTGAGTATGCATTAATCTCTGAAGCAGGGGACAATGCCCTCTAGTATGAACATGATTAGTGCAACTAAACCTATGGATAGGAGAAGCTACATGACCCTGTGTGATTGCTAACCTTGCAGCTTCATGCGCTGTGCTGTTTTGATCTCTGTTAACATGGTAGGCTTGAATGTTCTTGAACTCTGTCATTGCACAAAAGTCTGTTGTATAGCTTCTTATCTGCCAATTCTCCGGTTCCTTCCTTGGCGATCTTGCTACTGCAGCTTTTGCCATAGTGAGGTTGTTTGTCAGCACCGCGGCTTCCTGAATGTGCAGAGATTCCAAAAGATTTGCTGCCAACTTTAGACCCTGTGCTTCCGCTTGAACGGCTGAATTAGCTATCATCCCTGTAGCTGAAATGGATGCTTGAAGGTTTAAGTAACCTTGCTTAAGTTGAATGTAGACACCTATTCCTGCTTATGCTCCTTAACACACTTAGTAAAATGGAAAATTTGTTTCTGGCATAACATAAGTTAGCACGCCAGCAATAGCTAATTAACTACGACGTGCATAGCATTCCAACGCCACCACTATCTTTCAAACGGTGAGTACAAATGGGCCAACAGATTTGTGTCGTGTTAAAAAAAGCAACGCAACACTAACCATATAAAGCTAGCGTGTGAATTATGCTGACGACAACACTATTTGAAAAATATAGTGCTGGCGTTGATGGAAAATGGCGCGTCACCAACGAAAGTTGTGGCTAGCCGGTTTCCCACTAATGTATTGATGAACATGAAAGTGACCGTCAAATTTGGATATGCCAGAAATGGTACTTGCAAGTACAAACATGCTTGGACACAAATTCTGCTTGCAAGTACCGTTTAACAAATAGATTGTTCATATAGATAGAAAATTGAACTTTCAAGCTAACATAGCCCTAACATAGATAGCATACTAACATACATAGTACCAAATTTGTCATTGACTAAATCTGAAGTTTAAGATAACACTTACTGAGATTGAAGATTATGGTGCAACACATCGTTCAGACATAGCAAAATAATAGAGGTCTTTCTTAAAATATATACCGAAGTTGATTGAACCAAAAGATAGCAACTGGCTAAAACTAGCTGATTGTTTAACTGTTTGAACCTGAAACTAACACTTCAACTAACTGAACTTGAAGCTAACACTGCAACTATATGAACTTGACCTGAACCAGGATCTTCATAGCTGTGGCGGTGCACCAATGACTCGTGGCGAGTGGAGGTGCCCCTTGATGGTAGTATCAATAGTGATTGAGTCTCTAAGCCATGGCTCAGGTGCAGGTTGAGAAACATATTCTTTATGCACAATGAACCTAAGCAGCTAATTGAACTTTGACAAAAATAAGAGGTTTATTTCTAAAACCCTATCCCCTAATTTTGATCTCTCCCGAATTCTTCTGTTTTATGCCAATCATCATTAAACCCACATCAAATGCAGCACAAAAACACAAGAAAAAACCATCAAAGCCCAGGCTTTATCTCTTCTACAACCCTCATCTTACTAAATCCCTAAACCCTAACTTTGATCTCTTCTAAATCCTTCTCTTTTATGCCAATCATCATTAAACCCGCATCTTAGATCCAACAGAAAAACACATGAACAAATCATCAAAGCCCTGACTTTATCTCTGCTAAAACCCTATAGTCAGTAAAACTTCCTTCTTTTTCCATCCTACCttctaagagcaactctagcagactccgCATAACGCGTGAACCCGCATACGAGTATACGGGCTCGACCCAATTTTCTGGCCAGAGCAGAGCCCGTATACTCGTCCGGCCCGCAACTTTTTTGCCGCAGCCCGCAAACGTTACCCCCGAAGCAGTATAATTGCGAGTTTGCGGGGCAGATGCAGGTCGAAACCTTATCCCCCCGCAGCCGTGTTTCCCCCCATTCCCCACCCATTCCACACCGCGCCGCTCGATTTCTCACCGCCGGCCGCCACGCGCAAGCCTACGAAAGCCATGGACGGCTCTGGGGATGAGGCGGAGCACCGCCGCCGCGCTAGATCTGATGTCGCGCGCAAGCGGGGGGGCGCGTCGGTGGCTCAACCGCGGTACCCGGCCGCCGCCGGCGTTCGACCGCCGCGAGCTTGAGGACTTCGATCGCGAgctcgcccgccgccgccacgtctCCTCAGGCAACTGGTCCGCGGGGAGCTCATTGGGCGCATCGAGCTCGCGGCTCATTCCGGTGAAGAGCGAGCCGGAGGAGGAGATCACGCCTCGCGCCGTGCCCGATGCGCCGCTGCGCCGAGGCGTCATCGGGCCTGAGGACTACCTCCCCCCGGGGCAGGAGGAGCTCCTCGAGCACGTCGTCCTCGAGCGGTCGGCGAGGGAGCAGGAGGAGATGGAAGAGCGCGTCCGGCGCGAGCTCGAGCGGCTCTTCCTCCAGACAGGCGTCGCCGCGTCGCAGGCACACGCGTCCAAAGAGGCTGACCTGCGAGTGATGAAGGCGGAGCAGGCGAAGCTCTACATCGACCTCGACTCCTCCAACTCCGACTGAGCGCTGCAGCTGAGCAGCTACCGCACGAGCTCCGGTGAGCTCAGTTTGTGTAGTGGTACGGTAGCGTAGTCCCGTTCTAACTCCGGCGAACTTATATGTAATATATGCATGCTGTGTACGAACTTATGTGAAGAAGAACTAACTATGCGAAGAAGAACTATCTATGCGAATGAGCTCCGGCGAGCTTTTGCTTAAATTTCTCGCGTGAAACAAGTTTTTAAAAAATGTACGGCTTTGAATACAGTTTCTGCTCTGTCGCCGCGTTTTTGAGCCTGCATAAACACCATTGTATGAACTGCGAACATAGTTTACAGTTCGGCGAAATGCGAGGTCTGCTAAAGATGCTCTAAGGACGGGCACCATAAACAAACCATACTTTCCTTGCCTTCACTAAAATAGAGCAGAGCCTAATGTTGCAGATAGAGACGAAGAACTCATCTTCTTGTCCTCCAAAACAGGGCAAGATGGAGATAGAGATGTACTTCCTCCGTACAACTTACCTCTGGACGGCAGTCGCGCCGACTGCTGCTGCATCGAGTGCTTTGTAGCCTTGATCTCCTCAAGTGCTGAAAAGGATGATATTATTATAAAGGAAAAGAGGAAAAGAGCGGGAGGTGTAGGAGGTGGTAAAAGAAGGAAATGAGGGGCTTGTCCGACGCGGCTTGACCAGGTGGGCGCGGCGACCACATGCGGCTTGACCGGGTTGGCACGGCGACTAGGTGTGACTCGACCGAGCGGGCGCAACGACTAGGTGTGGCTCCACCAGTGGGCGTGAGTGCGTGACGGCCTGGTGCAGTTGGTGCAACGCTGGATAGGTTCAACCACGGGAAAAACTAGATTGAAAACCAGCacaaaattaaaattaaaaaataaaaaacccCCGCAATGTGACATGTGAAATCAACACCAATTAGTTAGTCCCCACATACTGATCCGGCGCCCAAGCTACGGCAAGGGTTGTGTGGGAGCACGAGGTGCATGTCGTGGGAGAGAATGACATCCAAGAATTTATTTACGCATGCACGCACTCACGTATGCTCTCCTCTGTTCATCGTCTACAGCTGACCTGAAAAACAATCAACGAACGTCCTAAGAATACAAATACAAGCACGATGATACTGTGACTAATAACCAAGTACTCCCTCAGTCCCAAAATATAAAAACGTTTTTAACGCTTGAATTACTTTGGACCGTACGTCTCGTTGCTGTTGGCTGCCCGCGCTAGTCAGTGAAGATTCCAGCGCTAGCTACGGAGGTCCTAGCCACCCCAGAATCACATGCTGTGATGTGATGCTCACCAGGCGCCAGGTCGCGTCCGTACGGGGCGGAGCCAGCAGCCATCCGTGTATCCAGTTATCCATACGTCGTGACTCACCGCACACGCGGCGTTCTCTTCTGTGATTCTGAAAGTGACTGTTCGCCCTTGGTAGGGGACGGAAGATGCTAAGCTCCGCGCTGGCTGGCTGGCTGACGGTGAAACGAGCAACATGCACGTAGCCCGCGGCCGGAGTCCCTCCCCCGTCGCCGGTGCCTGTGCCCGTGCCCGTGCTGCGGCGCCAACGTCACCGTCTGAGCCGCCCCGCACCGCATGGAGTTCCACGGCGGGATGGGAGAACGGCAGCACGCTCGAGGCTGCATGGGTGGGCGCTACGGCCTACCAACAGTGTTGGTATGGTATGGCCATGTTTTTGTTTGTTTTTGACAGGACATGTTTGGTTCATGTACTAAGAGCATCTGAGACGCGGATTCTTAAACGTCTGTTCCGGACTTATTAGTTTGTCATCTAAAACGTGGATTCCTATTTATCCGCGGACGTATTTGCAAACCGGACATAAACCAGTGAAGGTATGTGGGCGACCGGACCGCCGTCACGTACACGCACTACACCCCGGCGCCGTCCAAAAATATCTCCGACGTGATCGCAAATCCGCTCCGCGTGTTGCATTCATGCCGGTTCAAAAATGGACGCAACCGGTCACTAAAGCGGCACGCCGACAGAGAGCGCCGTTCGTGCTGTGCTCAGTGCCGGAGGGACATGACCAAGTTGAACGACGGGACGACTATCTGCTGCATCGAAGCCGGCTTCCCACAGTTCGCCTATCGGCATTAAACAGACGCGGCGGCCGAAAAACCCACTCTGGCGTCCGCACTGAAACAACCCATCGCTTGGCCTGGACGCGGCAGCTATTTATACATGGCCGCATGCCCGCACACGACATGATCCACACCACAACACGTTCGCTTCCGTTCCTCCGCCATGCACCACTCCCGCTACGACAGCAAGCTCTAGCACCTTGTGGGAGAGCCTCTCGACGAAGCAGAAGCATAAATCAGCCAGCCTTGCGGACAACTAGCAAGCCTGTCATGTGCGACGGATATAGGTCGGCTTGCCTGCGAGCTCACCGGAGGTGAGTGACGACGACCCGACGATGAAGCAGACGCCCGACGATGAGCTGGTGTCCGCGCACGCACCGATCCATGCCGGCTTCACCATGGAGTAGGCGCATACGCACTTTAACACCATCATGGCGGAGGTGCCGCCGGGTATCGGTGTTTCGACTGGTGCAGGAGGACTAACGCTACAACCTCACCCTTCTTGTGCATCACCGGTTGCTGAGGAGGCAAATCTACGGCAAGTTCGTGGACGAGGAGGCCGTGGCCGCCATGGTCACGGAGGACCCAAACTTCGTCGACCATCAGCGGGCGCTCTACAAGGCCGCACGTAACACTCGCACCGGCTGCGACGCGATCGTTGCGGAGGAGGATGCAGAGGCGGCGCAGGCGATCATGGACAAGAACGTCTCCGCGTCATACTGGCCGCCCGCGCGGTTCGCTCGTCTCCCATCTGGGCACGTCTGTCGACGACCCGCAACTTCACTTCCTGCAGCTGATGGTTGTTGAGCTCACCGGGCATGGGAAGACAGAATGTGGGACACAGACCCCTCCACGGTGGACGCAGATCTAGACTAGGTTTTTGTATGTTTAGAAAATGTCATGTCCGCTTTTGTTTTGATGAAATATGTCAAAAATGACATGACTTTGGTCCGATTTGAATGAATTTCGTTTGGTTTGCACGAAATTTGTCCATTTTGATTAAATTTCATTTGAAATGTGTCTAACCGTTTGATGGATAGGTTTGGATGGCCGGCTTCCCCGTCACTGTCCACGAACTGGTCTACAAACGAATAGTATGTCCGTTTTAGGAGACAGCTTTGGAGATGCCCTACCACAATTGAGACAATCTTACCACCCTTTTTCCGAGTGAGTGACATGAGGGGCATAGATTGCATaaaaacaatgttgccaaaggtGTGGGAGCAAACCAAACATGAGGCTAACTGGGTCACCGATATTCAGGTGAATACCAAAATCTGACGTAAAAAAATGAGTATACGGAGTAACAAAAAAAAAGTATACGTAAATGTATTCAGTTTTGCATCCCCCTGCAAGGCTATAATTGAGCCCACGGCCTGCTCTTCAGCCCAGTAGCCCACAGCCCACAGCACCAGAACGAAATTGGGTATTCTGGTTATCTTCAATCCCGCGGGAAACCCCCACCAAACCCACCGCACAAGCGCGCGCTCGCCAAAATGCCGCCGCCGCGGCAGGACTTCCCGGCGTTCCCTTTCGCGCCGTACCCGATACAGTCGGAGTTCATGTCCTTCCTCTACAGCGCGCTCTCCTCCGGGCCCCGCGCCCTCGCCCTCCTCGAAAGCCCCACCGGTAAGCTCTGCTCTGCCGCCTTCCCCACCTCATCCTCCGGCCTCACAGGCCACCACTAACGATTCAGCCTCCACCGCGTTGCCGCAGGCACCGGAAAGACCCTCAGCATCATCTGCAGCGCGCTCCAGTGGCTCCTCGACCACCGCGACGCCGCCCCCGAGCGGGCCAATGGCTCCGCCCTCGCTGCTGCCGGCGGCGAAGACGACGACGAGCCCGACTGGATGCGGGATTTCACACCGCTGCCGCCTAAGAAGGGCACCAGTAAGAAGTCGGAGACTCACCCCTGGAGGAGGCAGGGGACGAGGAAGGAGGGGGGCTCGGAGAAATCCGGGGGGATCGGGGAGAACGACGGCGAGGAGTTCTTGGTTGACGAGTACGAGAGTGATGGCGAGGAGGGCACAAGGCCGCATGCTGCCGGGAAGCGGGCACActgtggtggtggtgctggtggtagCAGTAGTAGTGAGAGCGacgacgaagaggaagaagaggaggcgACTCCCAAGGTGTATTTCACTAGCCGCACGCATTCGCAGCTCTCGCAGTTTGTCCGGGAGCTCAAGAGGACGGATTTCTCGGGGAAGCTCAGGACGGTGTGCTTGGGGTCCAGAAAGAGCTTGTGTATCAACATGGGTGAGTGGGTCATTTGGTTATCTTTGTTCTTCTAGTTTTGGGGCTGGGATTGTGTTTAGTTGATCTGTGGTGCGTTTGCTTGCAGATGTTCAGAAGCTGGGGAGCGCAAGCCGGATCAACGAGAGGTGCTTGGAGCTGCAAAAGAACAAGAAGAGCAGCAAAATCAAGGCATGTTTCAGTTACGTCAATTTGATTTGCAATGCTCAGCTGTTCTGTTAGATAGTGTTATCTTGGACTTCTGCACCCAAATTGGGCTCTTTCTGTTAGATATTTGTATGTGCTGGGTTGTTAAATACCATCAGTATGCTGCCAATTTATAACTTTTCTTGTTAACATCTAGTAATTTTTGCGGCTGTAAATGTTCAGGTTGAGGGTGATAACAAAAAGGGGCACCGAACAAAGACCTCTTGTCGGTGCCCAATGTTAAGAAACAGAAGTCTGCAGAAACAGTTCAGGAGTGAAGTGTCCGACCATGGTGCATTAGACATTGAGGATTTGGCACAAATTGGAAGGAAGATTGGGACATGTCCGTACTACGGTGCACGTGACATGGTCCGCTCAGCTGACCTTGTAGTACTTCCTTACCAGTCTTTGTTGCTGAAGTCTGCCAGAGAATCACTTGGCCTTAATCTGAAGAACAGTGTTGTCATCATAGATGAGGCTCACAACTTAGCAGACTCCCTTACTAGCATGTACAACTCAAAGGTCACATCTTCTCAGGTTAGTCTTCCTCATAATTGACCTGCCCCTGGCAGTATCATGACGATGTTTTTGTTCTGAGTTCTAGATCCCTAACATCTGTTGGAAACTGGATTGTGACGCATCTCATTCCGCACACTATGCAGAATTAGTCTGACTGTACAGTTGTACTCTATCTTCATAATTTTGTTCGCTCTGCACCTTCGATAATGTTTTCCAAGGTCCGAACATAGAGGTGATGTAAGTAGGTTTACCATATAAGGAGACATAACCAACGACAGTTTTCTGGCATAGAGCTTGACTTTGCTCAGTTGTGTTGCTGTGGCAGACAACAGGATAGTACAAATGATATTTATCGGTGCATTTTTTAAAATTTCCCTTTACCAAGCAAAATATAGTTAGCAAATGAACCGAGACTGTTTGCTTCCAGTTGTGGAAACTAACTCAATTTTCTGATTCTCATTTTTGTTAGTTGAGAGCAGTCCTTTCCCACCTGGAGGCATATCTCAATAGATTTCAGAATGTTCTGGGAGCTGGAAATCGACGTTACATCCAGACCTTGACAGTTCTAACACGGTCATTCCTACGATGTTTGATAAGTAATGAAGATTGTTCCTCCGCTCTGACCTCTTTGACTATAAATAAGTTCTTATTCTCCCTTGATATCGATAACATAAACATAGTAAAACTTTGTCAGTATCTGAAGGAAAGCAATATAATCCACAAGGTGAAATATTTCTTCCACTACATTTCCATTCAGTCTTGTTGTGTCTAGAACCTATATGAATTGACTGTTGGTATCCAGGTTAGTGGATATGCCAACAAATTATTTTTCACTGAAAATGGTGTGGGCGATTTGAATCATGGGCAGCAACATGGTGAAGGAAGCAGTATAACAAGCTTTCAGGCTTTGGCTGACTTTTTACGCTCCCTACTGTACTGCAATGATGATGGAAGAATCATAGTTGCACGGCACAAGCCTGGTGGACACTCTGAAGATGCATATATCAAATTTGTGATGCTTTGTGCAGAGAAAACATTTTCTGAGGTGATGTACCTTGCTCCATATGTTGCTTGGAGACAAGAGTTGTCCTATTTCACATGCGTATTTATAAATCTTTCCTCTTGCAGGTTACAGATGACGCACATGCTGTTATTATGGCCGGTGGAACCCTCCAGCCTATTGAAGAAACAAGGCTGCGCTTGTTTCCAGGCTTATTGCCTAGTGATATAAAATTCTTCTCGTGCAACCACATTGTCCCCCCTGAGAGTATTCTTCCTATAGCTGTTACATGTGGGCCCTCAGGCAAGAAATTTGATTTCAGCCACAGCTCAAGGAGCTCTCCTACCATGGTATGTATACCTCGAGTCATTTCCCCTTTACTCTCTAATGTTTGCACGTTATTTTTGTGCCTATTCTTATCTGCCTATCTTTGCAGATCGAAGAGCTTGGGCGTTTTCTTTGCAATATAGTGACAATAGTACCAGAGGGAATAGTAATGTTTTTCTCTTCCTATGATTATGAAAAACAAGTCTATGATGCATGGATGGCTTCAGGCACATTTTCTAAGATTTCTAAGAAGAAGCACGTGTTCAGAGAGCCAAGAAGCAGTGTGGATGTCGAGATGATACTCAACAAATACAAGGAGGCAATTCAATCCTGCTGCAGCAAAGGTTCAGGAGACACGAGTGTCAACGGGGCACTTTTAATGGCTGTTGTCGGTGGGAAGATCTCTGAAGGCATAAACTTCAGTGATGGTATGGGTCGTTGTGTTGTGATGGTTGGATTGCCTTATCCAAGCCCAGATGATGTGGAACTGATGGAGACAATAAAACACATTGGAAACTATTCTTCTACCTCATCTGTGGCTGAAGATGACGAGTCCTTGAGCAGAGAAGATGAATGCAAGGTTGAGCCTGGTTTTGGTATACTAAGGAAGAGTGGTAAAAGTGGTCAAGAGTACTATGAAAACTTATGCATGAAAGCTGTGAATCAATGTATCGGTAAGCTACTGTGTAATCTTAACATTTATGATTTTTTTGGCTCTAGTTGTTAAATGATGAACAAATTTGCTTGTAGGCAGAGCAATCAGGCATGTAAATGACTATGCTGCAATGCTGTTGGTTGACTCGCGTTACTCGCACACCTCATCAGGCAGGGGTTTCTCTTGCCCCGTTGAAAAGCTACCCCAGTGGATCAAGACACGACTGACTTGCGGTCAAAACTATGGGGAAGTACATAGGTTGTTGCTTCAGTTTTTCAGAACCAATAAACAAATTCATTGAAATGTTACAGATCTTGTTGCTACATTTAATGAAGCCAAGCATGTACAGTTTTACATGTAGGTTTGCGTATATGTGATGCATTTTTGTTTGGCTGATATCAGTGCAATGTGATGACCAACCGTTCAAAGGTTGAGTTAGCACTTGAAATCCCATGTTATCGGTGGCTGATATCAGTTACCGAAGGTATGTGCACCCCTGTTATTTTCCCACACCCAGTTCCGAGGAGCACCACACCCCAGTTCTTATTCAACAGAAGGAAAAAAACATGATAAGGTGCTGGCCTAGCACCGTCATCGATCTCATTTAATCATATACTAGAAGCGTTGGCGCGCTTTGCTGCGTCACTTGGGCCATGTTTTTTTCCCCAAGGCTACATGGCCTTCATTTTCCCCAGATTTTCTTGTTGCAGCAAGTTGTTGAAATACTCAGATTTGTTGGTATTTTTCTGGAGGTGCTTTGTAACCTTTTCTTAGTAAGTTATTTGTATGGCAGGTGTGCTGAGCAATCTTCAAATCATTCAAAAAATAAGTTATTCGTATTTTTTGCAGTATAGCTTACCATGTATCCCATATGATTGAATCCTTTTGTTGTTGAGATAGTGGGAGTGGCTGATGTGTTCAGTGCTCTATGACAAAACACCTTTGTTGTCATTTCTTTGCCACATCTGATAAAAATTTGCAAGTCAACTAAAACAATAAGATAGTTTTCAAGGAGAAAAACAGTAAGATATAGCTTGTGAGAAATTGCACTTTGAGAGCACATCAGTTCTCAACTTTGTATTAACTTTAGATTTATTTTTAAATTATGCAATTTTAAGGTTATTTGCCAAATATGCAGTTACATCAAATTTAAAACATATATTACATAGAAAGTGGTGTTAGTCGATTTATTAAGAGACATTGGCTCTTAATTGTTTTAGTCAAATCGGAATCATCTAGGTTAGGCAAAGGTAGTAGAAAACAAAACCACGTGTCTTTGCAATCTATTTTAGTATCGTTAAATATCATGCAGCCATCGCTAAAGTTGCTAAAGATTTCTAGCTTGCATGACTTCATGTGTAAGTAAGTAGAAGGGATAACGCTAGAGGAAATAAAATATCTGTAAGCAATATGTTCTCGGATTTTTACCATTGCATGTTTCATGGTCTTTTCTAGCTAGATATGTTTTCCATACTTTGTGGTTTCAAAAATCAATGACATTGCATGCATTTGTTCTGCAAATAGCATCATTCATTTGCATCAAATGCATAATCTTTTTCTAAGTTTCTTATGCAATCTGCATAAAATGCTTGTTTTATACTCCCTATGTTTCATAATTCTTATCATGGTCTTAATTCAGATTTGAACTAAACCAGAACATgaattatggaacggagggagcacTTAGTAGAATGGTATCATTTGCAGTATTTATGGATAGATATTTGTACATGATTGTGTTTTTTCTTGGTTCGACTGCAATGTGCATTAAAACATGCAATTAAGTCCCAGAAGTAACAACACTTTGCACTCATCACCTTAGCTCGCACAAAAACAACCCAACTCATCAAGTATATACATTAACCAATTGACTGGATAACTATGTATTTTACTAGCAAACATGCCTGTGTGTTGCAACGTTTAAAAAGGGATCACATGCCTATAGCACCAATAATCATTGTTTAAGATCTCGAATAGGTCTACACCCTCTATTTCAACATGGTGCTCCACTCGTCCGTTTATCCTCCTTCTCGTCCTCGCTGATAGTGGCCACGGTGTCCAGCTAATCACAATACGTCCTAATGTTGTCAATCCGAAGGCGATGATCCAGGACACTGCACGACACAGCTGCTATCACTAAACCACGCCAGTGCAAGGGAATGCTTAAAACTCCTAGAACTAATTTTTTTAAAGAGTACTCA
Coding sequences within it:
- the LOC125539628 gene encoding ATP-dependent DNA helicase DDX11-like isoform X1, which encodes MPPPRQDFPAFPFAPYPIQSEFMSFLYSALSSGPRALALLESPTGTGKTLSIICSALQWLLDHRDAAPERANGSALAAAGGEDDDEPDWMRDFTPLPPKKGTSKKSETHPWRRQGTRKEGGSEKSGGIGENDGEEFLVDEYESDGEEGTRPHAAGKRAHCGGGAGGSSSSESDDEEEEEEATPKVYFTSRTHSQLSQFVRELKRTDFSGKLRTVCLGSRKSLCINMDVQKLGSASRINERCLELQKNKKSSKIKVEGDNKKGHRTKTSCRCPMLRNRSLQKQFRSEVSDHGALDIEDLAQIGRKIGTCPYYGARDMVRSADLVVLPYQSLLLKSARESLGLNLKNSVVIIDEAHNLADSLTSMYNSKVTSSQLRAVLSHLEAYLNRFQNVLGAGNRRYIQTLTVLTRSFLRCLISNEDCSSALTSLTINKFLFSLDIDNINIVKLCQYLKESNIIHKVSGYANKLFFTENGVGDLNHGQQHGEGSSITSFQALADFLRSLLYCNDDGRIIVARHKPGGHSEDAYIKFVMLCAEKTFSEVTDDAHAVIMAGGTLQPIEETRLRLFPGLLPSDIKFFSCNHIVPPESILPIAVTCGPSGKKFDFSHSSRSSPTMIEELGRFLCNIVTIVPEGIVMFFSSYDYEKQVYDAWMASGTFSKISKKKHVFREPRSSVDVEMILNKYKEAIQSCCSKGSGDTSVNGALLMAVVGGKISEGINFSDGMGRCVVMVGLPYPSPDDVELMETIKHIGNYSSTSSVAEDDESLSREDECKVEPGFGILRKSGKSGQEYYENLCMKAVNQCIGRAIRHVNDYAAMLLVDSRYSHTSSGRGFSCPVEKLPQWIKTRLTCGQNYGEVHRLLLQFFRTNKQIH
- the LOC125539628 gene encoding ATP-dependent DNA helicase DDX11-like isoform X2; translation: MPPPRQDFPAFPFAPYPIQSEFMSFLYSALSSGPRALALLESPTGTGKTLSIICSALQWLLDHRDAAPERANGSALAAAGGEDDDEPDWMRDFTPLPPKKGTSKKSETHPWRRQGTRKEGGSEKSGGIGENDGEEFLVDEYESDGEEGTRPHAAGKRAHCGGGAGGSSSSESDDEEEEEEATPKVYFTSRTHSQLSQFVRELKRTDFSGKLRTVCLGSRKSLCINMDVQKLGSASRINERCLELQKNKKSSKIKVEGDNKKGHRTKTSCRCPMLRNRSLQKQFRSEVSDHGALDIEDLAQIGRKIGTCPYYGARDMVRSADLVVLPYQSLLLKSARESLGLNLKNSVVIIDEAHNLADSLTSMYNSKVTSSQVSGYANKLFFTENGVGDLNHGQQHGEGSSITSFQALADFLRSLLYCNDDGRIIVARHKPGGHSEDAYIKFVMLCAEKTFSEVTDDAHAVIMAGGTLQPIEETRLRLFPGLLPSDIKFFSCNHIVPPESILPIAVTCGPSGKKFDFSHSSRSSPTMIEELGRFLCNIVTIVPEGIVMFFSSYDYEKQVYDAWMASGTFSKISKKKHVFREPRSSVDVEMILNKYKEAIQSCCSKGSGDTSVNGALLMAVVGGKISEGINFSDGMGRCVVMVGLPYPSPDDVELMETIKHIGNYSSTSSVAEDDESLSREDECKVEPGFGILRKSGKSGQEYYENLCMKAVNQCIGRAIRHVNDYAAMLLVDSRYSHTSSGRGFSCPVEKLPQWIKTRLTCGQNYGEVHRLLLQFFRTNKQIH